A window of uncultured Draconibacterium sp. contains these coding sequences:
- a CDS encoding rhomboid family intramembrane serine protease — MNYRPALNIPPVVKNLILANVLFFVITLVMKQMGTNLYPILGLHFPLSEKFKLHQFFTYMFMHSTPGFGHIFFNMFALYMFGRVLESVWGPKRFLIFYLVTGIGAAVLQTGVTFIEYKVLLAKMDPQQIAYVKEVGYGIWEQGKNFSDPLAGKLNAILNTPTVGASGAVFGILLGFGMLFPNTELMLLFPPIPIKAKYFVTGYGLLELFFGISGIQGSVAHFAHLGGMLFGYFMIRYWRKNSNHFY; from the coding sequence ATGAATTACAGACCTGCATTAAATATTCCGCCTGTTGTTAAGAACCTGATTCTGGCAAATGTTTTGTTTTTTGTAATTACTTTGGTAATGAAACAAATGGGAACGAATCTGTATCCAATTCTTGGCTTGCATTTTCCTCTTTCCGAAAAATTCAAACTGCACCAGTTTTTTACCTACATGTTTATGCACAGCACTCCGGGTTTCGGGCATATCTTTTTTAATATGTTTGCTTTGTACATGTTTGGTAGGGTGCTCGAAAGTGTTTGGGGGCCAAAACGATTTCTGATTTTTTATCTGGTTACCGGAATTGGTGCCGCAGTTTTACAAACCGGCGTTACATTTATTGAGTATAAAGTTTTGCTTGCCAAAATGGATCCCCAACAAATTGCCTATGTAAAAGAGGTTGGTTATGGTATTTGGGAGCAGGGAAAAAACTTTAGCGATCCTTTGGCCGGCAAGTTAAATGCAATATTAAATACTCCAACAGTTGGTGCGTCGGGAGCTGTTTTTGGCATTTTGCTGGGTTTTGGTATGTTGTTTCCGAATACGGAATTAATGTTGCTTTTCCCACCCATTCCGATTAAAGCAAAATATTTTGTAACCGGTTATGGATTGCTCGAACTGTTTTTTGGAATTTCAGGAATTCAGGGAAGTGTAGCTCATTTCGCACATCTTGGTGGAATGTTGTTTGGTTATTTTATGATCAGATACTGGCGAAAAAATTCAAATCATTTTTATTAA
- the mutL gene encoding DNA mismatch repair endonuclease MutL, producing MSDIIQLLPDAVANQIAAGEVIQRPASVVKELVENALDAGATEITVNIKDAGKTLVQISDNGCGMSPTDARMAFERHATSKIRSANDLFCIRTMGFRGEALASIAAIADVELRTKQPDDELGTFIHIIGSEVKIQEPAGCNNGTNFMIKNLFFNVPARRKFLKANSTELKHIIWEIQRIALPNPDIKISLFHNGTALYELPPTNLRKRIVDVFGKSLNQSLVNVSEDTSIVKVYGFIGQPKFARKTMGEQFFFVNGRYMRHPYFHKAIMKAYEQLLPPDTFPSYFLYLELAADSIDINVHPTKTEIKFENERDIWPIIHAAVRESLGKHNVVPSIDFDQSGSIDIPVPKRSGEDIRFPEIQINPDYNPFDTEKQFTGGSYNPSQSMPREKKNLDNWEDLYQGAQLKLKPEEEYQQTFKSTDDLYAQASESFSGKKVLQLKQRYILTPVKSGLMVIDQKRAHERILFEKFMEVLKSDSVASQQQLFPQTIELNPADSALLKTILDDLLSLGFDIREFGKDTFIINGTPGVLDISSPEMIVEKLIEEYKNSPLNARTKAKEQIAQSLAKASALDYGTDLKQEEVDRLIDDLFACSTPNFSPDGKKVLTIIPTEDIEKSFAR from the coding sequence TTGAGCGATATTATTCAGTTATTACCCGATGCAGTTGCCAATCAAATTGCTGCTGGTGAGGTTATTCAACGCCCTGCTTCAGTGGTGAAAGAATTGGTTGAAAATGCCCTTGATGCGGGTGCTACTGAAATTACGGTAAATATAAAAGATGCAGGGAAAACCCTGGTTCAAATAAGCGATAACGGTTGTGGAATGTCGCCAACCGATGCGCGAATGGCTTTCGAGCGGCATGCTACCTCCAAAATCCGCTCGGCAAACGATTTGTTTTGTATTCGCACCATGGGTTTCCGGGGCGAGGCACTTGCATCGATAGCTGCAATTGCCGACGTAGAATTACGAACCAAACAACCCGACGATGAACTGGGGACATTCATCCATATTATTGGATCGGAAGTAAAAATACAGGAGCCTGCCGGATGTAACAACGGCACCAATTTTATGATTAAAAACCTGTTTTTTAATGTGCCTGCCCGTCGTAAATTTCTAAAAGCCAATTCAACCGAATTAAAACACATTATTTGGGAAATTCAGCGCATTGCTCTACCCAATCCCGATATTAAAATTTCGCTGTTTCACAACGGTACCGCTTTGTACGAACTGCCACCAACTAATTTGCGGAAACGAATTGTTGATGTTTTTGGTAAGTCGCTTAACCAGAGCCTGGTAAATGTTAGCGAAGATACAAGTATTGTAAAAGTGTATGGTTTCATAGGGCAGCCAAAATTTGCCAGAAAAACCATGGGAGAGCAGTTCTTTTTTGTGAATGGCAGGTACATGCGCCATCCTTATTTTCATAAGGCAATAATGAAAGCTTACGAACAGTTGCTGCCGCCCGATACTTTTCCGTCGTACTTTTTATATTTAGAACTTGCTGCCGACTCAATTGATATAAATGTTCACCCTACAAAAACTGAAATAAAATTTGAAAACGAGCGCGATATCTGGCCGATCATTCACGCAGCAGTGCGCGAATCGCTGGGCAAACATAATGTTGTTCCATCCATTGATTTCGACCAGAGTGGAAGCATCGATATTCCAGTACCGAAACGGAGTGGCGAAGATATTCGTTTCCCCGAAATTCAGATAAATCCGGATTATAATCCGTTTGACACTGAAAAGCAGTTTACGGGAGGTAGTTACAATCCGTCGCAATCAATGCCGCGCGAGAAAAAGAATTTAGACAATTGGGAAGATTTGTACCAGGGAGCTCAGCTGAAATTAAAACCGGAAGAAGAATATCAGCAGACTTTTAAAAGCACCGACGATTTGTACGCACAGGCCTCGGAAAGTTTTAGCGGAAAGAAAGTACTTCAGTTGAAACAACGTTATATTTTAACACCTGTTAAATCGGGTTTAATGGTAATCGATCAGAAAAGAGCCCACGAAAGAATTTTGTTTGAAAAGTTTATGGAAGTACTGAAATCGGATTCAGTGGCCAGTCAACAACAACTTTTCCCGCAAACCATTGAACTCAATCCGGCTGATTCTGCGCTTTTGAAAACCATTCTGGATGATCTGCTTTCGCTGGGATTTGATATACGCGAATTCGGAAAAGATACGTTTATAATTAACGGTACTCCCGGTGTTTTGGATATTTCGTCGCCCGAAATGATTGTGGAGAAATTAATTGAGGAATACAAAAACTCGCCGTTAAACGCACGTACAAAAGCGAAAGAGCAAATTGCACAGTCGCTGGCAAAGGCATCGGCACTTGATTATGGTACCGATTTGAAACAGGAAGAGGTTGATCGTTTGATCGATGATCTTTTTGCCTGTTCAACACCCAACTTTTCACCCGACGGAAAAAAGGTTTTGACCATTATTCCGACCGAGGACATCGAAAAAAGTTTCGCAAGGTGA
- a CDS encoding iron-containing alcohol dehydrogenase, giving the protein MSFNFSFATASQILFGNHSLEKVPGIVAKMGKNILLVTGRNTEKAQQLSARFPSETKVSLFQIESEPTVQLIKAGTKMAQSNNCDVVLGLGGGSVIDGAKAIAALATNKGDLMDYLEVIGKGEALTEAPLPSIAIPTTAGTGAEVTKNSVIKSLEHNVKVSLRSDLMYPNVAVIDPVLTYSMSPELTASTGVDALTHLLETFVSNQANPFVDMICREGLHCISRSLLRAYKNGSDKKAREDMAMASMLGGMALANVKLGAIHGFAGPMGGMFPIPHGAICAGLMAAVIQINIEVLTEQGKDIEKFNELAKILTGSDLAKAEDVIVWADNLIEALQIPGLSKCGLLEDDFPELIKKAKVASSMKGNPVELNDEQLRWILEKSF; this is encoded by the coding sequence ATGTCATTCAACTTTTCATTTGCCACAGCCTCGCAAATACTATTTGGGAATCATTCGTTGGAGAAAGTTCCGGGAATAGTAGCTAAAATGGGCAAAAATATATTGCTGGTTACAGGTAGAAATACCGAAAAAGCACAGCAGCTTTCCGCTCGCTTTCCTTCCGAAACAAAAGTTTCGCTGTTTCAAATTGAGTCGGAGCCTACGGTTCAATTGATTAAAGCGGGAACAAAAATGGCGCAAAGCAACAACTGCGATGTGGTGCTTGGTCTGGGCGGAGGCAGTGTGATTGATGGAGCAAAAGCAATTGCAGCACTTGCAACCAACAAGGGCGATTTAATGGATTATCTGGAAGTAATCGGGAAAGGAGAAGCACTTACTGAAGCACCGTTGCCAAGTATTGCCATTCCAACCACTGCCGGAACGGGTGCCGAAGTAACCAAAAACTCAGTGATAAAATCGCTTGAACACAATGTAAAGGTAAGCCTGCGCAGCGATTTAATGTACCCGAATGTAGCAGTAATCGATCCGGTTCTTACTTATTCGATGTCGCCGGAACTAACTGCCAGTACAGGGGTTGATGCATTAACTCATTTATTGGAAACGTTTGTGTCGAACCAGGCTAACCCTTTTGTTGACATGATTTGCAGGGAAGGTTTACACTGTATTTCAAGATCGCTGTTACGTGCATATAAAAACGGAAGTGATAAAAAAGCACGTGAAGATATGGCCATGGCGAGTATGTTGGGAGGCATGGCGCTGGCCAACGTAAAACTGGGAGCTATTCACGGTTTTGCCGGGCCCATGGGAGGTATGTTTCCAATTCCGCACGGAGCAATTTGTGCCGGTTTGATGGCAGCCGTAATTCAAATAAATATCGAAGTACTTACAGAACAAGGTAAGGACATTGAAAAATTTAATGAGCTGGCAAAGATCTTAACCGGAAGTGATTTGGCAAAAGCTGAGGACGTGATTGTTTGGGCTGATAACTTAATTGAAGCGTTGCAAATACCAGGTCTTTCAAAATGCGGATTGTTAGAAGATGATTTTCCGGAACTGATTAAAAAGGCCAAAGTAGCGAGCAGTATGAAAGGAAATCCGGTGGAGTTAAATGATGAACAATTGAGATGGATTCTGGAGAAGTCGTTTTGA
- a CDS encoding antibiotic biosynthesis monooxygenase, which translates to MFIVHVFVHVKEKEVEAFKKATIENAQNSIKEPGIARFDFVQQQDDPTRFVLVEVYRTAEDPALHKETAHYQKWRDTVAHMMAEPRSAIKFFNVHPDETGWD; encoded by the coding sequence ATGTTTATCGTTCACGTATTTGTTCATGTAAAAGAAAAGGAGGTTGAAGCATTTAAAAAAGCTACGATCGAGAATGCTCAAAACAGTATAAAAGAGCCCGGAATTGCGCGTTTTGATTTTGTGCAACAGCAAGATGATCCTACGCGTTTTGTGTTGGTTGAAGTGTACAGGACTGCCGAAGATCCGGCCTTGCACAAAGAAACAGCCCACTACCAAAAGTGGCGCGACACAGTTGCCCATATGATGGCAGAACCACGTTCGGCGATTAAGTTTTTTAATGTTCATCCAGATGAAACCGGGTGGGATTAA
- a CDS encoding sigma-70 family RNA polymerase sigma factor, translating to MEVLFNHSEQKLVRLCKKGDAKAQYKLYKLYCKGMFNVAIRMTNNRGLAEDVLQDAFIKAFSEINKLKDEKAFGGWLKRIVINRCIDVSRKENMIYADMETLRNQHLEIAEEVESECDPELVHNLIKKLPDGAREILVLRALEGFKHAEIGEKLGISESTAKTQFFRAKQLLAQMINENEREHRKIFEGEALKA from the coding sequence TTGGAAGTACTCTTTAACCACAGCGAACAAAAATTGGTGCGACTTTGCAAAAAGGGAGATGCAAAAGCACAGTACAAATTGTACAAATTGTATTGCAAAGGCATGTTTAATGTGGCTATACGAATGACAAACAACCGGGGTTTGGCTGAAGATGTACTTCAGGACGCGTTTATTAAAGCCTTTTCTGAAATAAATAAATTAAAAGACGAAAAGGCATTTGGAGGCTGGCTAAAACGGATTGTAATAAACCGTTGCATTGACGTTTCGCGAAAAGAGAATATGATTTACGCCGACATGGAAACACTGCGAAACCAGCATCTTGAAATTGCAGAGGAAGTGGAAAGTGAATGCGATCCGGAACTGGTTCACAACTTGATAAAAAAACTACCGGATGGCGCACGGGAAATCCTGGTACTTCGCGCGCTGGAAGGTTTTAAACATGCTGAAATTGGAGAAAAACTTGGCATTTCGGAATCAACAGCAAAAACACAGTTTTTCAGGGCAAAACAGTTACTGGCACAAATGATTAATGAAAATGAAAGAGAACATCGAAAAATATTTGAAGGAGAAGCGCTTAAAGCTTGA
- a CDS encoding PAS domain-containing protein, which translates to MSEFTNHKAERIQKLTTLFEAILRNKNVKELYEEHRKIIDLCIPTDVVFLVDDLVKKNIPMPELKKGINKILNLLYKTIVDYPYAKPQENSYLWVLQENNRVMLEKLNSLKPFIKEINKHPEISEPKQEALEVFTELEKFVNYYLIKENLLFPVIEKYIPEFRCVSVMWSFHDDIKRNLKKLAELLRDSTFELKEFNRLTGDLYFNMNAIKFREERILYPLVADVVPEKELENLFAESMEIGFPFFTPKIDLEETAGLESISGKINLETGSLTVEQIKLLFNHLPVDLTFVDEFDKVQYFSSPKKRIFPRTKAIIGRDVHNCHPKESVHVVEKIVEAFRAGEKESASFWITIKGERLLIQYFAIRDEKGNYKGVVEVSQEISEIQSLTGENRLLDWAD; encoded by the coding sequence ATGTCGGAATTTACCAACCATAAAGCCGAGCGAATACAGAAACTTACCACTCTGTTTGAGGCTATATTACGAAATAAAAATGTAAAGGAACTCTACGAAGAACATCGTAAAATTATTGATTTGTGTATTCCTACGGATGTGGTTTTTCTGGTTGATGACCTGGTGAAAAAGAACATTCCAATGCCTGAGCTGAAAAAAGGAATCAATAAAATTCTGAATTTATTGTATAAAACCATTGTTGACTATCCGTATGCAAAGCCACAAGAAAATAGTTATTTGTGGGTGTTACAGGAAAACAACCGTGTGATGCTGGAAAAGCTTAACTCTTTAAAACCTTTTATTAAAGAAATAAATAAACACCCGGAGATTTCCGAACCAAAACAAGAGGCGCTCGAAGTTTTTACTGAATTGGAGAAATTTGTGAATTATTACCTGATTAAAGAAAACTTGTTGTTTCCGGTAATTGAAAAATACATACCTGAATTTCGCTGTGTCTCCGTAATGTGGTCTTTTCACGACGATATAAAACGTAATTTGAAAAAGCTTGCTGAACTTTTACGTGACAGCACTTTTGAACTGAAGGAGTTTAACCGACTTACCGGTGATTTATATTTTAACATGAATGCCATAAAGTTCAGGGAAGAACGAATTTTGTATCCACTTGTTGCCGATGTGGTACCTGAAAAAGAGCTTGAAAATTTATTTGCTGAAAGTATGGAAATTGGCTTTCCGTTTTTCACTCCCAAAATTGATTTAGAGGAAACTGCGGGGTTGGAAAGTATCTCCGGCAAAATTAATCTTGAAACAGGAAGTTTAACGGTTGAACAAATAAAACTGCTTTTTAACCACTTGCCGGTTGACCTTACTTTTGTTGACGAGTTTGATAAAGTTCAATATTTTTCAAGCCCTAAAAAACGTATTTTTCCACGAACCAAGGCAATAATTGGGCGCGATGTACACAATTGTCACCCAAAAGAAAGTGTACATGTGGTTGAGAAAATTGTGGAAGCTTTTAGAGCCGGAGAAAAAGAATCGGCAAGTTTTTGGATAACTATAAAGGGAGAAAGACTATTAATACAATATTTTGCCATAAGAGATGAAAAAGGCAATTACAAAGGAGTGGTTGAAGTTTCGCAGGAAATAAGTGAAATTCAGAGTTTGACGGGCGAAAATCGATTGCTTGACTGGGCGGATTAG
- a CDS encoding Rrf2 family transcriptional regulator, whose translation MFKKETEYALRGLVYIQIQNQNNRRPGITEIATEVETPPHFMAKILQRMVRLGFLASVKGKNGGYTINSENGSLSLRQVISAIEGSALFEGCGFGLKHCDENNPCPLHYSYAPIRDAINKLVNQETIQSLAGEDPNTLDFVLSRK comes from the coding sequence GTGTTTAAGAAAGAAACAGAATATGCATTACGAGGGCTTGTTTATATTCAGATTCAGAATCAGAACAACAGACGCCCGGGCATTACCGAAATAGCAACGGAAGTAGAAACGCCTCCTCATTTTATGGCAAAAATTTTACAGCGGATGGTTCGTTTGGGATTTCTCGCCTCGGTGAAAGGCAAGAACGGTGGTTATACAATTAACTCTGAAAATGGCTCTCTATCGTTGCGGCAGGTAATTTCTGCCATTGAAGGAAGCGCCTTATTTGAAGGTTGCGGTTTTGGCTTAAAACATTGCGATGAGAATAATCCCTGTCCTTTACATTATTCTTACGCTCCAATACGCGATGCAATAAATAAACTGGTTAACCAGGAAACCATTCAAAGTTTAGCCGGTGAAGACCCAAATACCCTGGATTTTGTACTTAGCAGAAAATAG
- the ric gene encoding iron-sulfur cluster repair di-iron protein, with protein MTEVAFKNQQIGEIVTNDFRTSSVFTDAGIDFCCGGKQSVGEACKALNLDVDALEQKVKAVNSEPINHALNFKEWDLSFLMDYIKNTHHKYVLKSLPDLVFYTAKIADVHGDNHAELVEIASKIKEVNNELSQHLKMEEEVLFPAIKTHLTKPSKETRAIIHSEITRMLGEHDFAGGTLDEINRLTAGYKIPEDACNTYRVAFKLLKEFEDDIHIHVHLENNILFPKALQLD; from the coding sequence ATGACGGAAGTAGCATTTAAAAATCAACAGATAGGCGAAATTGTGACGAATGACTTTCGCACATCGTCGGTATTTACGGATGCAGGCATTGATTTTTGTTGCGGTGGAAAACAATCGGTTGGAGAAGCCTGTAAAGCGCTTAATCTTGATGTTGATGCTTTGGAACAAAAAGTTAAAGCAGTAAATAGTGAACCCATCAATCATGCTCTAAATTTTAAGGAATGGGACCTGAGTTTTTTAATGGATTACATAAAAAACACCCATCACAAGTACGTTCTTAAATCTTTACCTGACTTGGTTTTCTATACGGCTAAAATTGCAGATGTTCATGGCGATAATCACGCCGAACTTGTGGAAATTGCCAGTAAGATAAAGGAAGTGAACAATGAATTAAGCCAGCATTTGAAAATGGAAGAAGAAGTTCTTTTCCCGGCCATAAAAACTCACCTCACAAAACCTTCAAAAGAAACAAGAGCCATTATTCATTCCGAAATAACAAGGATGCTGGGAGAGCATGACTTTGCAGGGGGCACACTGGACGAAATCAACAGACTGACAGCAGGTTATAAAATCCCAGAAGATGCATGCAACACCTATCGGGTAGCTTTTAAATTACTCAAAGAATTTGAAGATGACATTCATATCCACGTACATCTTGAGAATAACATTCTTTTTCCAAAGGCCTTACAATTGGATTAG
- a CDS encoding hemerythrin domain-containing protein, whose product MNTATQNLENDHIYILRLCDVILKMVEKESTETDHFELVVQLIKNFADGLHHAKEEDLLFPLLGDKGFSKEQGPVAVMLHEHVQGRNFVHGVTEGIQAFKSGNSDSIQVIYENLSGYAHLLQAHIDKENNILFRMADDVLNDDEQKYLLSKFSTIEENAKPEFNLTNSIQNINKLAAIYLA is encoded by the coding sequence ATGAATACAGCAACACAAAATCTCGAAAACGATCATATTTATATTCTTCGCTTGTGCGATGTAATCTTAAAAATGGTTGAAAAAGAAAGCACGGAAACAGATCACTTTGAACTGGTTGTCCAGCTAATTAAAAATTTTGCCGACGGACTTCATCATGCAAAAGAAGAAGACCTGCTATTTCCGTTATTGGGAGATAAGGGCTTTTCGAAAGAACAAGGTCCGGTGGCAGTTATGTTACACGAACACGTTCAAGGTCGGAATTTTGTGCATGGAGTTACGGAAGGAATACAGGCATTCAAAAGCGGGAATAGCGATTCAATACAAGTAATTTATGAGAACTTGAGTGGATATGCACATTTGCTGCAAGCACATATCGATAAAGAAAATAACATTCTGTTTCGTATGGCAGACGATGTTCTTAACGATGACGAACAAAAATATCTTCTTTCAAAATTTTCTACGATCGAAGAAAATGCCAAACCTGAATTTAACTTAACAAACTCAATTCAGAATATCAACAAACTCGCTGCAATTTACCTTGCTTAG
- a CDS encoding cupin domain-containing protein has protein sequence MIITSVKDAPPRENPHQVDVRRLYNYATAEAMHITLQPGESLKPHTTPVDVFFYVLEGAPNIQVGEEIKTVAKDILVESPRNIKHCISNQSESVARILVVKSPKQLTKSILV, from the coding sequence ATGATTATTACATCCGTGAAAGATGCGCCCCCCCGGGAGAACCCTCATCAGGTTGATGTACGAAGATTATACAATTACGCTACGGCAGAGGCAATGCACATAACACTCCAACCCGGTGAGTCGCTTAAACCCCATACCACACCGGTTGATGTATTTTTCTATGTTCTGGAAGGTGCGCCCAACATACAAGTGGGTGAAGAAATAAAAACGGTTGCAAAAGATATTCTGGTCGAAAGTCCACGGAATATTAAACATTGTATTTCAAACCAGTCAGAATCAGTAGCGCGAATTCTTGTTGTCAAGTCTCCGAAACAGCTAACAAAATCAATTTTAGTATAA
- a CDS encoding nitric-oxide reductase large subunit has protein sequence MKAKKLWMGFIAVMVISFGVLLYFGKEIYRKAPPIPDKVITSDGNVLFTGQQIKDGQNVWQSIGGQELGSIWGHGAYQAPDWSADWLHKEAVFILNELARQNEGAPYENLSEEKQASLKIQLQKDIRKNRFDPKTKTLTVSDVRSKAIASNSKFYGGLFTNDPALSDLRDSYSIPLNSLKSEERVHLLNAFFFWASWACVTERPGQEITYTNNWPAEKLVGNEPTGELHLWTGFSVIVLLAGIGLMSMYYARRKQEEVEAPTLFPLKNEVQTPSQKATVKYFWVVSALLLVQVIMGVITAHYGVEGQALYGLPLSDWLPYSVSRTWHVQIAIFWIATSWLATGLYYAPAISGIEPKFQKLGVNFLFLALLAIVVGSLAGQWMGVMQKLGLVSNFWFGHQGYEYVDLGRFWQIFLFVGLIIWLLLMGRAIYPALKQKSENRNLLILFLISTIAIAAFYGAGLMWGRQTNLAIAEYWRWWVVHLWVEGFFEVFAAVVVAFLFVRLEIVKAATATLAVLFSTIIFLSGGILGTFHHLYFTGTPTAVMALGATFSALEVVPLVLMGFEAFDNLKVSRSSEWIKAYKWPIYSFIAVAFWNLVGAGIFGFLINPPTALYYMQGLNTTAVHGHTALFGVYGMLGIGLMLFVLRDMDKDAIWKDKWIKFAFWSINIGLAAMVLISVLPVGLAQTVASVKEGLWWARSAEFLQQPYLVTFKWLRVIGDTIFALGTVALAWFIFGLKFGWSTENNK, from the coding sequence ATGAAAGCAAAAAAATTATGGATGGGCTTTATCGCCGTTATGGTTATTTCATTTGGTGTATTGCTGTATTTTGGCAAAGAAATATATCGTAAAGCACCTCCCATTCCAGACAAGGTGATTACATCTGATGGAAATGTACTTTTTACAGGCCAGCAAATTAAAGATGGCCAAAATGTATGGCAATCAATTGGTGGTCAGGAACTGGGATCAATTTGGGGGCATGGCGCTTATCAGGCTCCCGACTGGAGTGCCGACTGGCTGCACAAAGAAGCTGTTTTTATTTTAAATGAGCTGGCCCGACAAAACGAAGGTGCACCCTATGAAAATTTGAGTGAAGAGAAACAGGCTTCACTAAAAATACAGCTTCAAAAAGATATTCGAAAAAATAGATTCGACCCGAAAACAAAAACATTAACTGTATCTGATGTACGTAGCAAAGCGATTGCCAGTAACAGTAAATTTTATGGCGGATTGTTTACAAACGACCCAGCTTTATCTGATTTGCGCGATTCGTATAGTATTCCGCTTAATTCTTTAAAAAGTGAGGAACGGGTTCATTTGTTAAATGCATTTTTCTTTTGGGCATCGTGGGCTTGTGTTACCGAAAGGCCCGGACAAGAAATTACATACACCAACAACTGGCCAGCCGAAAAATTGGTAGGCAACGAACCAACCGGAGAGTTGCATTTATGGACAGGTTTTAGCGTGATTGTTTTGCTGGCAGGAATTGGATTAATGTCGATGTATTATGCTAGGAGAAAACAAGAAGAAGTAGAAGCACCAACCTTGTTTCCTTTAAAAAACGAAGTTCAAACGCCCTCTCAAAAAGCTACTGTAAAGTATTTTTGGGTGGTTTCAGCGTTGCTATTGGTACAGGTAATAATGGGTGTAATTACTGCCCACTACGGTGTTGAAGGCCAGGCTCTTTATGGATTGCCACTTTCCGATTGGCTACCTTATTCGGTTTCGCGCACCTGGCATGTACAAATTGCCATTTTTTGGATCGCAACATCGTGGCTGGCAACAGGTTTATACTATGCTCCAGCCATTTCAGGGATTGAACCAAAATTTCAAAAACTAGGAGTAAATTTTCTATTTCTTGCTTTGCTTGCAATTGTGGTGGGTTCACTCGCCGGACAATGGATGGGTGTAATGCAAAAACTTGGTTTGGTAAGCAATTTCTGGTTTGGTCATCAGGGTTACGAATATGTTGACCTTGGTCGTTTTTGGCAAATATTCCTTTTTGTTGGTTTAATAATTTGGTTGTTGCTAATGGGGCGTGCTATTTATCCTGCCTTAAAGCAAAAATCGGAAAACCGCAACCTACTCATTCTATTTCTAATTTCGACGATTGCCATTGCAGCCTTTTATGGTGCCGGATTAATGTGGGGCCGCCAAACCAATCTGGCCATAGCAGAATATTGGCGCTGGTGGGTTGTACACTTGTGGGTTGAAGGATTTTTTGAGGTGTTTGCTGCGGTGGTTGTAGCTTTTCTGTTTGTTCGATTGGAAATTGTAAAAGCTGCGACAGCAACTCTGGCAGTACTGTTTTCGACTATAATTTTTCTCTCCGGTGGAATTCTGGGAACTTTTCATCATTTATATTTTACCGGAACACCAACAGCGGTTATGGCACTTGGAGCCACTTTTAGTGCACTCGAAGTTGTGCCGCTCGTATTAATGGGTTTTGAAGCATTCGACAACCTAAAAGTTAGTCGCAGCAGTGAATGGATAAAAGCTTACAAATGGCCTATTTACAGTTTTATTGCAGTGGCATTTTGGAATCTCGTTGGCGCCGGAATTTTTGGTTTCCTGATTAATCCACCAACTGCATTATATTACATGCAAGGATTAAATACAACCGCAGTACATGGTCACACTGCACTATTTGGCGTTTACGGAATGCTGGGTATCGGCTTAATGCTTTTCGTTTTACGCGATATGGACAAAGATGCAATTTGGAAGGACAAATGGATAAAGTTTGCATTCTGGAGTATCAACATAGGACTGGCCGCTATGGTTTTAATTAGTGTGCTACCGGTTGGACTGGCGCAAACCGTTGCAAGTGTAAAAGAAGGATTGTGGTGGGCCCGTTCAGCAGAATTTCTGCAGCAACCTTATTTGGTTACTTTCAAATGGCTACGGGTTATTGGCGATACCATTTTTGCGTTGGGCACCGTTGCATTGGCCTGGTTTATTTTTGGATTAAAATTTGGCTGGAGTACCGAAAACAATAAATAA
- a CDS encoding DUF2391 family protein, protein MKFKNIDFEDLSQVIIGSSVLSVPIAFTEEAWNLSKTIPVLNLGVIIILTLCFIGIYAFKGIFQGHIKQRKATFVKRVFIDYGVTLLVVVIVLFALNKFPISENPLIALKRVIIISFPASMGGIVVDSLDKE, encoded by the coding sequence ATGAAATTTAAGAATATCGACTTTGAAGATTTAAGCCAGGTAATAATTGGATCATCGGTATTATCAGTACCGATTGCATTTACCGAAGAAGCCTGGAATTTAAGTAAAACCATTCCCGTTTTAAACCTTGGAGTAATAATAATCCTGACACTTTGTTTTATTGGGATTTACGCCTTTAAAGGAATTTTTCAAGGACATATAAAACAGCGTAAAGCCACATTTGTAAAACGCGTATTCATTGATTATGGCGTAACCTTACTGGTTGTGGTTATCGTTCTGTTTGCTCTCAATAAATTTCCAATAAGCGAGAATCCGTTAATCGCCCTAAAAAGGGTAATAATTATTTCTTTTCCGGCCTCAATGGGCGGGATTGTTGTGGATAGTCTTGATAAGGAATAG